Proteins from a genomic interval of Pseudomonadota bacterium:
- the priA gene encoding primosomal protein N' — protein MSNNTKYIDVTVDLPVYSIFTYIVPEGLHDGFLPGKRVTVPFGQRNITGYVLSESKHTSEYDDKEIKPIIDVIDKTSIFPPSMVPFFKWIADYYIYPIGAVIKTALPGAIRSGKTKARLESYVCLSGGGLPDSKLSLSRKNVIDCLKTYGELSLKRLKEYVPNATRVVKALESAGYLILSKKPVYRDPFGEEISPDIAPAPTHEQERVISNVLNFLGKGFSPFLLSGVTGSGKTEVYMKLASAAIDKGYSVLVLVPEIALISQIEKRFRARFGECVAILHSGLSSGERYDQWSRITDKKTLIAIGARSAVFAPLTNIGLIVVDEEHDSSYKQEGGLRYNARDLAVVRAKLENCIVLLGSATPSVQSYQNVLSNKFSGLTLTKRIENKTLPEVNVVDLKNYRNNRGIRRYFSQELIDGIKNTLSRKEQVLLFLNRRGFAGFPVCSACGEAVKCKNCDISLTLHKSENAYKCHYCGYTKAANSNCAKCGSAAIKLLGLGTEKIEEAVKTLFPLARVARMDSDTTIRKGSVLKILKDLSEHNIDILIGTQMVAKGHDYPGITLVGIICADLSLSFPDFRACERTFGLLAQVSGRAGRGDSKGSVILQTYNPEHFTIKSAKKQDFISFYEKEIVFRKDLNYPPFSKMIMIRLSGKDKKRTKERAKALGNCCNELKNGSKSFEKSVMVLGPVEASVAKVAGRYRWQILLKGYSFSPLHQFAKIIVLEKANKICGKDVSVVIDVDPYFMM, from the coding sequence ATGTCAAACAACACTAAATATATTGATGTTACGGTTGATTTACCTGTATATAGCATATTCACTTACATTGTTCCCGAAGGCTTACATGATGGTTTTTTGCCGGGGAAAAGAGTGACTGTTCCCTTCGGGCAAAGAAACATAACAGGGTATGTGCTTTCCGAAAGTAAACATACAAGTGAATATGATGATAAAGAAATAAAACCTATAATAGATGTTATAGACAAAACATCTATTTTCCCGCCTTCTATGGTTCCTTTTTTTAAATGGATTGCAGATTATTATATTTATCCTATCGGTGCAGTAATAAAAACAGCTCTTCCGGGAGCAATAAGATCCGGAAAAACAAAAGCCAGGTTGGAGTCATACGTGTGTCTTTCCGGCGGCGGTTTGCCTGACAGTAAATTATCATTATCACGAAAAAATGTAATAGATTGCTTAAAAACTTACGGCGAACTGTCTCTTAAGCGTTTAAAAGAATATGTCCCCAATGCGACAAGAGTTGTTAAAGCATTAGAAAGTGCCGGATATCTTATTTTATCCAAAAAACCGGTTTATCGTGATCCTTTCGGAGAAGAAATAAGTCCGGATATTGCTCCTGCTCCAACCCATGAACAGGAACGTGTTATTTCAAATGTATTAAACTTTCTCGGCAAAGGCTTTTCTCCTTTTCTTCTTTCAGGAGTTACGGGAAGCGGCAAAACCGAGGTTTACATGAAACTTGCCTCTGCAGCTATTGATAAGGGGTATTCCGTTCTTGTTCTGGTACCCGAAATAGCGCTTATATCTCAGATAGAAAAAAGGTTCAGGGCACGTTTTGGTGAATGCGTGGCAATTTTGCACAGCGGTCTTTCTTCCGGAGAAAGATATGATCAATGGAGCAGAATAACAGATAAAAAAACTTTGATTGCAATCGGTGCAAGATCTGCTGTTTTTGCTCCTTTAACAAACATCGGATTAATAGTAGTCGATGAAGAACATGATTCATCGTATAAGCAGGAAGGAGGACTTAGATATAATGCAAGAGATCTTGCAGTTGTGAGAGCAAAACTTGAAAACTGTATAGTACTTCTTGGTTCTGCAACTCCTTCGGTTCAATCGTATCAAAACGTTTTATCAAATAAATTTTCAGGACTTACTCTAACAAAGCGTATAGAAAACAAGACGCTGCCTGAAGTTAATGTTGTGGATTTAAAAAATTACCGTAACAACCGGGGAATTAGACGGTATTTTTCACAAGAGCTTATAGACGGTATTAAAAACACTTTGTCCCGGAAAGAACAGGTTCTGCTGTTTCTAAACCGCAGAGGTTTTGCAGGTTTTCCTGTATGTTCTGCTTGCGGTGAAGCTGTAAAATGTAAAAATTGCGACATTTCGCTAACACTGCATAAATCAGAAAATGCATACAAATGCCATTATTGCGGTTATACAAAAGCTGCAAATTCCAATTGCGCCAAATGCGGATCTGCTGCAATTAAACTTCTTGGGCTTGGCACAGAAAAAATTGAAGAAGCGGTTAAAACTCTTTTCCCGCTGGCCAGAGTTGCAAGGATGGATTCGGATACAACAATTCGCAAAGGTTCCGTATTAAAGATATTAAAAGATTTGAGCGAGCATAACATTGATATACTTATCGGAACCCAAATGGTTGCAAAGGGGCATGATTATCCCGGCATTACACTTGTAGGCATAATCTGTGCGGATCTGTCACTTTCTTTCCCCGATTTCAGGGCATGTGAACGCACATTTGGGCTTTTAGCCCAGGTCTCAGGCAGAGCAGGCCGTGGAGATTCAAAAGGAAGTGTTATACTCCAGACATATAATCCGGAGCATTTCACCATTAAATCTGCAAAAAAACAGGATTTTATATCTTTTTATGAAAAAGAGATAGTTTTTCGAAAGGATTTGAATTATCCTCCATTTTCAAAAATGATTATGATCCGGCTTTCAGGCAAAGATAAGAAAAGAACCAAAGAACGTGCAAAAGCTTTGGGGAATTGCTGCAATGAATTGAAAAACGGGAGTAAATCATTTGAAAAATCTGTAATGGTGCTTGGCCCTGTTGAAGCATCTGTTGCCAAGGTTGCCGGCCGTTACAGATGGCAAATTCTTTTAAAAGGCTATAGTTTTAGTCCCCTCCATCAGTTTGCAAAAATAATTGTCCTTGAAAAAGCCAATAAGATATGCGGTAAAGATGTCAGCGTTGTTATTGATGTTGACCCGTATTTTATGATGTAA
- a CDS encoding citrate synthase, with protein MAEHVELIYQGEKYTLPVVTGTEGEKAIDISILREKTGLITLDTGFANTGSCISSITFMDGEKGILRYRGIPVEQLAENSLFIETTYLLVNGVLPTRKQLTDFSILLNDNSLIHEDMQSFFQSFPRASHPMGILSSMVTALRSFYPELKVESVEQINLTVTRLLSKIRTLAAMSYKISRGHKVVYPRPDLSYCANFLNMMFDSPVRPYQIDDEMVKALNVFWILHADHEQNCSSSTVRMVGSGRVNLYAAISAGIAALWGPLHGGANQAVVEMLTRIKRKDGDNVKKAVERAKDKKDPFRLMGFGHRVYKTYDPRAKIMKNTCDIILEKLQTSDPLLDIAKALEEVALKDTYFLEHNLYPNIDFYSGILLRALGIPTNMFTVMFAIGRLPGWIAQWKESADDPKWKLSRPRQIYDGPPLTEYIPIDERKKYHPDYGHKKHR; from the coding sequence ATGGCAGAACATGTAGAATTGATATACCAAGGGGAAAAATACACTCTGCCCGTAGTTACAGGTACAGAGGGTGAAAAAGCAATTGATATTTCCATACTTCGTGAAAAAACAGGCTTAATAACTCTTGATACCGGTTTTGCCAACACCGGCAGCTGTATAAGTTCAATTACTTTTATGGATGGGGAAAAGGGAATTCTCCGTTACAGGGGAATTCCCGTTGAACAGCTTGCTGAAAATTCTTTATTTATTGAAACAACATATCTTTTGGTAAATGGGGTACTACCTACCAGAAAGCAGCTAACCGATTTCTCCATTCTATTAAACGATAATTCTCTTATTCATGAAGACATGCAATCGTTTTTTCAGAGTTTTCCAAGGGCCTCTCATCCTATGGGAATTCTTTCTTCAATGGTTACTGCCCTTAGAAGTTTTTATCCCGAACTTAAAGTTGAATCTGTAGAACAGATAAATTTAACTGTTACACGCCTGCTTTCCAAGATTCGAACACTTGCCGCCATGTCTTACAAAATATCCAGAGGACATAAAGTTGTTTATCCACGTCCTGATCTGTCCTATTGTGCCAATTTCCTTAATATGATGTTCGATAGCCCGGTCAGGCCCTATCAGATCGATGATGAAATGGTCAAGGCTTTAAATGTTTTCTGGATTCTGCATGCAGATCACGAGCAAAACTGCTCAAGCTCTACAGTCAGAATGGTAGGAAGCGGGAGAGTAAATCTTTACGCCGCTATTTCCGCCGGAATTGCTGCCCTTTGGGGTCCTTTGCATGGAGGAGCAAATCAGGCTGTTGTAGAAATGCTTACAAGAATAAAAAGAAAAGACGGTGATAATGTTAAAAAAGCTGTTGAAAGGGCTAAAGATAAAAAAGACCCCTTCAGACTAATGGGTTTTGGGCACAGGGTTTATAAAACCTATGACCCGAGAGCAAAGATTATGAAAAATACTTGTGATATTATTCTTGAAAAACTTCAGACAAGCGACCCTTTGCTTGATATAGCAAAAGCGCTGGAAGAAGTTGCCTTGAAAGATACTTATTTTCTGGAACATAACCTCTATCCTAACATAGACTTTTACAGCGGTATTTTATTAAGAGCTCTTGGTATACCTACAAATATGTTTACAGTCATGTTTGCAATAGGAAGACTTCCAGGGTGGATAGCTCAGTGGAAGGAAAGTGCGGATGATCCCAAATGGAAATTAAGTCGTCCGCGGCAAATATATGACGGTCCGCCATTGACGGAATATATACCCATAGACGAAAGGAAAAAATATCATCCGGATTACGGGCATAAAAAACATAGATAG
- a CDS encoding 2-hydroxyacyl-CoA dehydratase family protein → MAEDKLAVRKTINAAFEMNKIMSQYFYEMDNAAKTGDKKIAWCSSVGPAEILRGMGFLVFFPENHGAMLGATRMSTEMIPYANARGYSPDICSYLTSDIGAYIRGLTPLKKAYEGIECVPKPNVLVCNTNQCRDVQDWFCWYSKEFNVPLLVVNTHRGIKDVNKSHIESVARQLEALIKPLEKISGKKYDADNLKQAVALSRECSDLWKNVLDTAAAIPSPITFFDGTIHMAPAVVLRGTQQAVDYYKLLYAELRQRIKDRQGSLDNEKFRIYWEGMPIWGRLRDHSEMFTNLNTNVLASTYCNSWIFTDFDPEDPFTSMAKAYTRLFITRSDEAKQDYIKEMMDFFKIDGIIYHDAKTCPHNSNCRYGMPQRLEKETKIPYLTINGDLNDLRCISDDQTTTNIEAFIEQLEENNQHA, encoded by the coding sequence ATGGCGGAAGACAAATTAGCAGTCAGAAAAACTATTAATGCTGCTTTTGAAATGAATAAAATAATGTCGCAGTATTTTTATGAAATGGATAATGCGGCAAAAACAGGGGATAAAAAAATTGCCTGGTGTTCCAGCGTTGGGCCGGCCGAGATATTAAGGGGCATGGGTTTTCTTGTATTTTTTCCCGAAAATCACGGCGCAATGCTTGGCGCAACCCGTATGTCAACCGAAATGATTCCTTATGCAAATGCCCGCGGGTATTCTCCTGATATATGTTCGTATCTTACTTCTGACATAGGAGCGTATATAAGAGGTTTAACACCGCTTAAAAAAGCATATGAAGGAATAGAATGTGTGCCTAAACCTAACGTTCTTGTATGCAATACGAACCAGTGCAGAGATGTCCAGGACTGGTTTTGCTGGTATTCAAAAGAGTTTAATGTTCCTTTGCTTGTAGTAAACACACACAGAGGAATTAAAGATGTTAATAAATCACATATTGAATCTGTGGCCAGGCAACTAGAAGCTCTTATCAAACCTTTGGAAAAAATATCCGGCAAAAAATATGACGCCGACAATCTGAAACAAGCTGTAGCTCTTTCCCGTGAATGTTCCGATTTGTGGAAAAATGTTTTAGATACTGCCGCAGCCATTCCTTCTCCCATTACTTTTTTCGATGGCACAATTCATATGGCACCAGCAGTAGTACTTAGAGGAACACAACAGGCAGTCGATTACTATAAACTTCTTTATGCTGAATTAAGGCAAAGGATAAAAGACAGGCAAGGTTCTCTTGATAACGAGAAGTTCAGAATATACTGGGAAGGTATGCCCATCTGGGGCAGGCTGCGCGACCACTCCGAAATGTTTACAAACCTTAATACAAATGTGCTTGCTTCCACATATTGCAACAGCTGGATATTCACAGATTTTGACCCCGAAGATCCTTTTACCAGTATGGCGAAAGCTTACACCAGGCTTTTTATTACAAGATCGGATGAAGCCAAGCAAGATTATATCAAGGAGATGATGGATTTCTTTAAAATCGATGGTATTATTTACCATGATGCTAAAACCTGCCCGCACAATTCCAACTGCCGCTATGGAATGCCTCAAAGGCTTGAAAAAGAAACAAAGATTCCATATCTCACAATAAACGGCGATTTAAATGATCTAAGGTGTATATCAGACGATCAGACAACAACAAATATCGAAGCTTTTATCGAACAACTTGAGGAAAATAACCAGCATGCTTGA